The following DNA comes from Sparus aurata chromosome 3, fSpaAur1.1, whole genome shotgun sequence.
TTTCTTGGGACAACTCAAAACGGTACAAATAGTAATTTAACTTAAGTCATAACTGGTAATTTCTCATGACCCACCcaactctgcctctgattggctagtaCTCATTGCCTTCGTTAGTTTGATTGGTTAGATATGCTACGGTGTCATGGTACGCCAATCAGAGGCGGGCCATGCCTTGGCCGACCTGGTAGAAACATATCTCGGTCTGTAGCAGGTGTTTTAGCCTTATTTGGTGCGCCATCACGTCCTGTGACAATACAACCGAcgcatattattattattgttcagTCGTATACATGTGCTTCTTGGTGAAGTGGTTTAATGATTCATTGAAATACGTTATTCcattaatgaaaacatgactttgGACCGGGTCCATTATATTCACATACGAGTCCACAGAAATGACCTCACAACCAGCTGCAACAACAGTGGCCCAGGAGGCTCAATGGGGACTCTGCTGGATACACTAACATGACACCCTTTTTTTACGTCACAGTGGAATAAAAGGCATGTTGTTTAAAATACACAGCACCTCTTCACCTTTTGTCTCGCACCCCCATCACCACCCCCtgtatgttttgtttatgtgtgtgtacagaacTATGCATTGAACTTTGGCCTGTGGGAGAAACATGCACAGAGCACTTGGCATGGTGGAGTGGCCACCATCGAGTCCCATCCAGGCGCAGAAGTATGGGGGGTCATCTGGACTTTGAGCAACGAGCACCTCAATAGCCTAGACAAGTGAGACACATTAACACACCActgtttcagttcagttcagcagGTAATATGTTTAATTTTAACCAACACAGTATGGCTCATCTTTCTGTGTCCTCAGCCAGGAAGGGGTGAGCCGGGGAATGTACTCTCCTCTGGAGGTTTCAGTGGAGACTGATAACGGACCGATGCTCTGCAGAACTTACCAGATGAACAACTTCCACGCCTGTCCTCCGTCTCCCCAGTACAAACAGGTGTGTGCGCGTAAACACAGATAACAGGTCCAAATACAACACACTTGGAGCTGTTCTATGGTCATAAGGAAACCACTTCTCAGGTCCAGTGTTTCgtggcaaaatcaaaatgtcaatttcaatgtttctctccctctgtgtttcaTACAAGGTGGTGTGTCTGGGTGCAGAGCAGAATGGACTCCCTGCGGAGTACCTGAAGAGGCTTGAGGCCATTCAAACCAACAATTACAGTGGCCCCACGATCCTCGATCAAATTAAACCAGCTATGAAGCAGTAGAGATGAAAAGTTTGCATTACTGACTTTGGGAAAAATCAGTTGATCGAACAGCCACACCACACgtttcacagagaaaaaacaagataaaatactGAAGAGTTACTGAGGGGACCTTGTGTTTAAGACGATTATTATTAGTCACATAACTTAACTCAAGGCCCCGCCAAAAAAGAAGCTTCACAACCACAGATGGGTGACAAGTTAAAGGAACAAAGCGTCCGAATGAGAGTCAGGCCTCCAGGAGCCACGGCATCAATGCTCTTTGCACAGTCCCTCattcatttttacagtgtgtattCAATTAGGTTAAGCTTTTAACTAAACTCTAAAAGCTTTTAACACTAAATAAAAGGCTAAAATATTGCTTAAATATGAAcactttctttccctctttcaaTGATTGTTTGTCATGGTTGTTTGTCGATATTTGCCTCGAGCTGGTATCAAAGTGTTTAACTATGCACCTTATCTCTTATAAGCCTAACAAGGGACACAAAGTAGCTATGGCTACAAGTCCTTTATACATTGCATCAGTtggcatttaaaacattttttaagtatATATTTCATCCCTGGCAAATAAACtaatataataaaatgtatctctTTTGTAAGGCAGTATAACACAGTATAGTATTTAGTATAGCAGATACAAATACTGACATAGAACAGGATCAGAGTCACTAAACAGACCGTAAGATGAAAGTTGATATTATTTGGTGTTGTGATGATAAACCTTGGTGCACTGAAGCATCTGCATTTGATTTCTCTACTCCGTTACTGAGGTTTTTCCTTTAAATTGTCCCATCTGTAGTTTTAGGATGATAAAGACACATTCCCACaatgaaaattctgtcattatctagTGACCCTCGTGCTGATGGAACGTCAGATGAAGTGTTGTAGTCCAccaaacagcattgcagcattcacTTTTTCGCATCAATtcgggatctcagggcttcagGAAAGTTGGATGATGTTGGAAAAGCTGCAGagacatatttattcatttaataattATCCGGCTGTTTTGTCGCTTTCAAGACTGAGAATGTGAGCATTTGAGAATGTTGCAATGCCATTTTGCTGTGAATTAAGAATTAAAAACGtctgggtgaacttatccttttaGGTCAAGGCTGAAGGACTCCTACTCTGATGTGGAAGTGATTTGGCACCTCTGTGTGACCAGAAGTTAGTTGCGCTTAATGATGAGATGTTTCGCTGCACCTGACACACAACTTTTCTCCATATTTTAGAGCTGCTATCAAGCAATTAATTTGAGTTGCTGACAAGTGTGTTAAAGAATCATAACACTGTATGCCAGAATGTATGTGGCAGTTGGGAAATgatttaatagattttttttttctcaggggAATATTAAACACTGATGAAACACCTGTATGACTTTTATTGAACTGCCTTTATTTTTAATAAGACTTTGACTGCTGATAAAGGAGGATGGTGTGGAGGGAGGTTTTGACTGCCATTCGAGGTCATTCAGTTacacatgaaataaaacataccTTGGGGTGCTTTCCGGTGAATCGATTTAAAGGTAAAGTCtttattacaaaatgaaaaataaaaatgaatgaacagTTTACGTAAAAGGAAAccactttattttttacaacaCAGTGGCCTTGGACAGAATGAGAATTTGTATCCCTCCTAATATTTTTGATCCTCTAGGAATTATAGAAAATACATGTatagtacaaaaaaaaaaacacagctgtcagGAGAACAGAAGATATATATGTTGAACACCCaataacatgtttatgttttgttgaaTCTCTAGGTAAATTTCCACAAGTCTATGCAAATATGTAGACTTCACAATGGCACAAATCATAATTTCAGCTGACAATAGAACAAAGGCTCATGCAAGCGACATGTTCAGAGATTTAGAATAACCTAGTGTTCATTCAGCAGGGAATTCAGCAAACCTGACAACTCAAACATCTGTAAATTCCGAAGAATTTGGCTTCAAGGTTACATTCACCGAAACAGTCTGCAGAAACTGGTGACCAAGAAATATTTCCTCCTTACACTGTTTATATGTTGAGGGATGGAgtggtttgaaaaaaacaaaacaaaaaaacaacaaccaaataaCGGGTGACAAGATAAGCAGTGACACACATAGGTCCAAATATGTAAAACGAACACCAATTCATAAAGAAAAccataatataataataataataatattattaataataataataataataataataatcaaagtCTATGGTGAAGTTTGCAGACAAGCAATGATGTAGGAGTTGGAATTTTGTACAAAAGggtttaaataaaaaaggagcaggagagacaggaagcagctACACAGAGCAAATCAGTGCTTAAAATGAAGTAAGTGGCCATTGTTGAATGATTGTAACATCTGTATCTAAAGGAGCTTCACAACATGGCTCTTTGTTTTATGTGAACTCAAATGAAGCACTACCAATGAAGGCTACATCAGTTAACCTCCCTCACACAGGTAACTTGTATGTCAGGAAATGCATTTTATGCACTGCAGGATGAACTTCTCTAGTAACTGTTAACACAAAAGGCCATTAtaagggtcaaaggtcattaAAGtatctgttttattctgtttttaattcagGGACATCTGCATTTGAATTATTAACGGTTTTCAATTTGTTCTATTGTCACACATTTCTGAGTTCATTCCATCGGCCCCACCTGTTTTCCGTCTGCAATGTTCTCAGTTCCACTTTCATCCATCGGTTCTGGTCCAGCCTCACTACCTTCCATCTGCTCTGATGAATCAGCGGATGGCTGCTCCGCAGTATCGGCCGCCTGATACTCTGGGATGCGGAGATTGTGCTTGACTTTGCTCAGTTCCATCATGCTGAAGCCGAGGAGGATGGCGGCCTTGTTCCTCTTGAGACTCTTCATGCACTTACTTCGCTTCTTGCTGAAGTGGGCTGCCAGCTCTGCTTTGGTGAGGGACAGCCTCCTGCACAGTTCGTCAGTCTCGGGTTTAGTTGCGTAGGGGTTCACGTTAAAGTATTTGGAAATGAAGTCCCTGCGCTCCTCGCCGCAGCGGCGTTCCACCGTGGTGGGCTCCAACGCCAGCTTCACTGTAGGGTCGCTCTGCACCACAGGCTCCGGTGGGGGCAGCAACTTCTCCTGCTCTCGCTTCTTGCGCATGGCCGCCCGCTGTTCTCGCTCACGTTTGTTCACCTCAATGACCTCCTTCAGTGCAGCTTCTAGCCTCTTCTTAGACTGCATCTCTGCTGCCGTTTCTGAAGGCGCGGCAGGGGGGGCAGCTGGAACCACACGGGCCGGCGCTAAAGCTTGTTTCACGGTCATCCCTTGTGGCACTTGTAGAAAGTAGAGTCCGGATGGCTGACTGAACTGCTGAGCTGGTTTTGGTGGCTGCTgtggcggtggcggtggtggtggcggtggcggtggtggtgctGTAAGTTTGGGGGGCGGTGGTTGTTTCGGGGAACACCTGCATCGCTGGATGTGGAGCATAACCGCCTGCTGGGTGACCTTTCCCGTGTACACACCATTACAGTATATGCACTTGAAAGCCTCCGTCTTGAGGATGGCGTGAATGGTGGGTGctacaaagtgtttttgtttcaggtgCTCGAGGTGTTTGGATTCATTCTGAAACTTTTCATTGCAGAAAGGACAGTAGGAGCTGTTGACTTTCACAGGGGCTGGGCAGATCTCTGTCTGGTTGCTGGGCTGCAACTTAAAGAAAATCAGGTCGAGGGAATTGGTGACGAGGGCCAGATTGACCTCAGTGTCACCTAAGACCTCTTTCGGTGCTGTGGTGTGAACATCGAAGTAAGGGAAGAGGATTCCTCCAACGCCTTTTGAGTAGACCCTGTACTTCTGTCTCAAAAAGTCACAGTATGCCTTGCTTGAGGGATTGTGGTGCTTCACATGCTCAGCGAGCTGTTTGATTGAAAAGAACAACGCTGAGCAGTACAAACAGTTCAGGCCATGCAGCAGGTGCTGGAAGACACTTTTTTCTGATAGCAGAATTTTGCACGTTAGACATTTGACAGTTTTATCAggcattttctttaaaaatgctgctCGTGCCGCCACACTTTCTGACTTGGTTGTATTGGATTTTGTCTGGTGAGCGACCTCTGTGTGCATGTCAAAGACATTTGAAGGAAACAGTTCATTGCAGAGAGGACAGGTAATCCATTTCTTAGTTTGAGGTGAGGTGTTACTTGTTTGCTCAACAGTCTTGAGAGGGGTGCTTGTGCTCTGAGAGACGGGCATTGCTACTTGCAGTGGTGCAAAAGTGTATGTGGGCATGCCATTCATCTTGTTGCCAGTGGGGATCAGGTGACTCAACAGAGACTGGGAAGTCAGCATTGTACCTTGCAGGGCCATTTGGTTTGTTGATGCATTTTGCATAACCACATTAGGCTTGGATATAGCTCCAGGTCCAGCTGCCATGTTGGCCTGCAGTCCTGATGGAAAAAGAAACTGCTGCGCTTGTTGAGTCTGTTGTGGTTGAGCAGAAGCTGGAGTTAATGTCACCGGTGCCTGTTTCAGAGACACATTTGACACTGTGGGGAGCTGGACCATGGATGGTCCTTGGGGCAAAGCACTTCGGAGGGATATCGTAGCACCAGGCTGGAGCAAACCTTTAGCCTCAGCACTAGCTAGCTGCACTAGTGCCGATGCCTGAGGGGGAAGGAACGCTTGGTTGGTTCCAGGGGTACAGATGAGAGTAGTACTGTTTGTAGTTCCTTGCAACTGCTGTAATGCCAACAAAGTCCCAGTAGGTTGGCCATTACTTGGCAAAACCAAGGACTTACTGTTGAACATTTGAGGTTGCTGTGGTTTCGGAGCAATATTCGGGAATGTCACAAACAGGCCATTCCCATTGGGTGTTGATTTAATTGTGTAGTTCTTGTTCTCATAAATCATATGCTGCACTTGTGTGCTGACTGAATAGTGTGATGGCTCAACCAGCATGTGATGCAACATCTGGTCTAGGTTTCCAGTGTTCACCCGGCAAACCTTGCAGCAGTAGATCTTTACAGTTGTGGTGCCTTGAAGGTTCAATCTGTAACCAATATACTGCTCTGCCAAACTGTCCAGGTGCTTGAGAATGATGTGCTTCTTCATGGCAAAGATAGAAGAGGTCGGAAATCCGCATCTTCGACACTGGTACCTCTCATTTCCACGATGGGTGGCGAGAGCACTCTCCCTTGGGGGTGCTAAACTGGTGCTGCCGAGTTTGGTGTGGAAGAACAGTATGTGCCTCTTGACGACCTTGGGGTGGCCGATGAAGAGGCACTGAGAGCAGGATGCCAGTGCGCACATTGACTGTACATAGGCATGACAGCGAGAGACGTGGCTCCTGAAGTTGTAGATGTTTTGCGAGGAGTACTTGCACATGGTGCAGCATAGAGATCGAGATCGATAGGGCCACtgaatagaaagaaaaaacactgttaGGTTGAAAAACACTCCAATAATCTTTTTTATTAAGATGATTTATTAAAAGCTGTCAACAGGAGTTAAGAATCAAATTTACCTTTTTCTGTTGTCTGCTATTATATCCATACGTGAAATCGAACCACTCAGTTTCCTGAAAGGCCTCGtcttcatctgtgtttttctcatctGAGGCTTTCTCGTCCGAGCTTTTCTCGTTTGCCTTTTTTTGCTTGAGATCCTGCACAgtaaacaacacacaaacaaactcatgtCAAGTATCTGAAGCAGTGGCACgatgtaaaaaaacatttcaagttCAGCATTCCAACTTGCTTCAAAGTAAATAAAGATTAGCAGTAAAATACGCAAGTTTCAAACAAGAGTTGAGTATGAATTTATTatacactgcctggccaaaGAAAAAGTCACCATCAGGAGTTAACTTAGCAAATATGTCAGAGCCTTCCATTGGATAATTACTGCGGTGGTTAACAAGCTTCAGCAggcaacaagttatttaaaCATAACCGACACCGTGAGCAGCTTGTAACGGCCGTGTCGGAAAACATATCGTGTGGTCGTGGAAAAAACGTAACTCTGTTTCAGAAGATCAAATTATTGGCCTGTATTGGCCAAAGACAACAATTAAGGCGGTTGCTACTACTTAACTACTGAAATGGGATTAAGAACTGTCCCACGCACAGTTGAAATACGGAACAAGGTTGTTGAAAGACATAAATTGGAGAAAGAGACGAAGTACCTGGTACgaataataaaatgtttaagGATGAAAAAAGGCATTACAGCGGTATATACCATGACCGAATGGGGGCAGCTGCAGAGTTTTGAAAAGTTAAGGGATAAATTAGGACTAGATGAACATGAACAATATCGATACTGACAGATAAGGGATTAATATGAGAAGGAGATAAAAACTGACACTGATAATGAAgttactgatgtgtttttgaaagCCTACGAGGgagaaaaatttaaaataatctCATCCCTATACATAGGTTTGTTGTCATGCAGGAAGACTTCCTGTTTTTATATCaaagaaaaatgggaaaaagagTTGAAGGAACAAATAACTGAGGAGGAATGCTTTAATATTTGTAAATCGCAGTGCACGGCCACTAGCTCCAGGAGTTGTAGAGAATTCCACCGGAAATATAGTCAGATTTTTTATACTTTCAAACATTAAGAAGGAAACTGTATGTATCCAGCAACCATGCTGGAGACTATGTGGTCACATAAATGTAGCCCATATGCATATTTTTTGTTCTTGCCAAAAGAAAATAGGATATTGGGAAAAAATATGGTGGGGTTTAAGAACAATAATAGGATACAAGATTCTTGTAAGATACTTTATTTGGGAAATTTGACACAAGATATAATACAAATAAAGGATGAGTATCTTGGTAAAGTTCTGCTATTGGCAAGTAAAAAGTAATAACACGGTTATGGTATAAAGCAGAAACACCGACCGTGGAGCAGTGGGTGAGCACTGTGGAAGAAATATTTGTAATGGAAAAAATTACACAGAAACTGCGATTACAAGAGACACAATTTCAGGAAAAATTGACAGATTATAGAACACAGCAAGAGGACACCATCATCACCTTCGGGCAATAAGGACACTGATATGTGAATAATTGCCTTGTGGAGTGTGTAAAACTTGACACTGTAATGGCTGAAAGaaaatttcaataaaaaataagttaaaaaaaacaaaaaaaagaactgtcccatgcattattaaaacctggaaggaagaaatgtggttgaaaacaaaaatccacacacacaatgcaaagAGAACTGAAGAGATTGGGACTAAACAGCTGTGTAGCCTTCAGAAAACCACTTGTCGGTGAGGCTAAtctgagaaaaagaaaggcTTCAATTTGCTAGGGAGGTCAGCTGACTACATAAGTATACTGAATGACCGGGTTTTTCCAGCAAtagatttattttcttcctcGATGGCACGGGCATATTCCAAGATGATAATGCCATGATTCATCTGGCTCAAATTGTGAAAGAGTGGTTAAGGGAGCATGAGACATCATTGTCACACATGGATTGGCCACCACAGCGTCCAGACCTTAACCACACTGAAAATCTTTGGGATGTGCCGATGAATACTTTACGCAGCGGTCCGACTCTCCCTTCATCAGTCCAAGATCTTGGCGAAAAATGCATGCAACTCTGGATGCAAATAAATGCCGTGACACTGCATAAACGTATCAAAACAATGCCACGGCGAATGTAGGCTATGGTCAAACCTAAAGGTGGTCCAGCAAAATATTAGAGTGTGTGACCTTTTTTTGGGGGCCGGGCAGTGTATATGCAGCAACAATTTCAGTAACACAAACATGTGGAAGGTAAACAAAGCAACCCGATTTCACTGTTGTTTCTGCAAGAACCTACACAATTGTCTCCATCTACTTCCACCCCTCAAGGAACTGAAGACCCAGAGGATCGACATTATCTGAGATGAAAATACACCCAAAACAACTGGAAAAAGGTCTTGAGTACTAACCCGTTTACTTTGGACTCCTTTCTCAGTGAGGGCTAGCATTGTAAAAAAGCGGAGAAGCTCAAGGATGCATCATTAGTTCAAACTTGGATCCTGTAAGTTTTGCCATTTTTTCGTTTATTGTAGCATGCTGGAGCAATGTTTTTAAGTATTTCTAAACAGTCTAGAGAAACTGTGTTAGAATGATCTGCATTGAGAGATATTTCATTGCGTGTACAGTAAAATTTAAAAGCGCCTCTATGTATGAGGCAACCATATTCAACAGAAGACACAAACTGCAACTCCAGCACCTTCCTAAAACAACTAAATCTTCATTAAGGCTGGATCAACTGCATTATAATTCGGTGGATGTACCCAAGcgacatgtctctctgtctcgtaTCAACTTTGAATCTAAAAAGATTGCAGATATGGCCCTGAGATGAATCAtgtcttaagaaaaaaaaaaaaagtcaggaccagctcctcaaCACTGTACGTACTTCATTTTCATCCCTGTGTGCTCATAGATGCAATGAAGCTGAGAAGTAGTGTTTTGATTTTAATCTTTCCACAAGCTGCAACCAGAGTCCAGAGTAAAATCTcaataaaacaaatcagttttAGTAGTGAGGTACTTCATCTGTCAAAAACAAACCAAGCGCTGCTTTTATCAATGAGCCATCTGTTTCCTCACCTGTTGCTGTTCATAAATAtccaaatatatgaaaatatctGACAGATCCAGGTACTTCATCACGTTGATGGATGAAATCCTGCAAATCCAACGTGGCCATAAGGCAGTCCTGCTCACTGATTTGCAACTTTCCCCCAATATCATGGAAAATCAGCACATAATCTGATTAACGTGACCATCATCATAGCACATTCAAATctgatttaatgtgttttaaagatGGCTGTATTGAAATGTTTACACCCCAGATTTTAACAAACGTAATCAACCATAAACTGAATTATATTAATTTGAATCAACAATTCGATCAACAGCTGTTAATGTAATGCAGGTTGGACTATTAGCATTTGATCAAGCAAAGAGTTGAAACTTTTGGACAGAAACACTGATTATATTCATAAGTCATCAGGAAGCGTACGTGCATATGCAACAAAACGAGCATAATGCTTTCTTGACTTTTTGAGCtatcctgaaaaaaaagtgacccGCCTTTGAGAACCAAAACAGAGAGTGGATGATTAAGACGGTGGGTCTATTTCAAGCCAACCTATTTTAAGTGAAGTGTGAATTACACTTCTGCATCATCAGTAATTCTCCCGGTTAAAACGTACCTGCAGAAATGTTTGGCAGTCTTCCAGGCCGATCTCACTCAAGATGTTTTTCACTGCCTTGCGTGCCTTTCGGATCTTCTCAATATTTCCAACTGGGAGCTGATACATTCTTCCACACAATCCTCGAAAAAGCAAAGCGAGCAAAAATGAGTTAAATGTAACGGAGCAGAAGCGCAAGcgtttctttttcaaaacatacagaaaataCACAAAGTAACTACTGTTTGAGTGAAATACTTTGCAAGCCTGGCGCATGAAATAGAATTCCTTTTAAATTGTCGGTGTTATCTGACCCTTTTGACAGAATAgaacaaatattattattatcattgcaGTGGACTGTCACTCTAGCACATTAGGAGATATTATATGATATGCAATATTATCCATTCTTTTTGGTTAAAAATCTGGCTTAATTAC
Coding sequences within:
- the adnp2b gene encoding activity-dependent neuroprotector homeobox protein 2b, encoding MYQLPVGNIEKIRKARKAVKNILSEIGLEDCQTFLQDLKQKKANEKSSDEKASDEKNTDEDEAFQETEWFDFTYGYNSRQQKKWPYRSRSLCCTMCKYSSQNIYNFRSHVSRCHAYVQSMCALASCSQCLFIGHPKVVKRHILFFHTKLGSTSLAPPRESALATHRGNERYQCRRCGFPTSSIFAMKKHIILKHLDSLAEQYIGYRLNLQGTTTVKIYCCKVCRVNTGNLDQMLHHMLVEPSHYSVSTQVQHMIYENKNYTIKSTPNGNGLFVTFPNIAPKPQQPQMFNSKSLVLPSNGQPTGTLLALQQLQGTTNSTTLICTPGTNQAFLPPQASALVQLASAEAKGLLQPGATISLRSALPQGPSMVQLPTVSNVSLKQAPVTLTPASAQPQQTQQAQQFLFPSGLQANMAAGPGAISKPNVVMQNASTNQMALQGTMLTSQSLLSHLIPTGNKMNGMPTYTFAPLQVAMPVSQSTSTPLKTVEQTSNTSPQTKKWITCPLCNELFPSNVFDMHTEVAHQTKSNTTKSESVAARAAFLKKMPDKTVKCLTCKILLSEKSVFQHLLHGLNCLYCSALFFSIKQLAEHVKHHNPSSKAYCDFLRQKYRVYSKGVGGILFPYFDVHTTAPKEVLGDTEVNLALVTNSLDLIFFKLQPSNQTEICPAPVKVNSSYCPFCNEKFQNESKHLEHLKQKHFVAPTIHAILKTEAFKCIYCNGVYTGKVTQQAVMLHIQRCRCSPKQPPPPKLTAPPPPPPPPPPPPQQPPKPAQQFSQPSGLYFLQVPQGMTVKQALAPARVVPAAPPAAPSETAAEMQSKKRLEAALKEVIEVNKREREQRAAMRKKREQEKLLPPPEPVVQSDPTVKLALEPTTVERRCGEERRDFISKYFNVNPYATKPETDELCRRLSLTKAELAAHFSKKRSKCMKSLKRNKAAILLGFSMMELSKVKHNLRIPEYQAADTAEQPSADSSEQMEGSEAGPEPMDESGTENIADGKQVGPME
- the LOC115578732 gene encoding gamma-glutamylcyclotransferase-like; this translates as MSYSLHLSVVIMLCLLYGERKREGLFPGCCFKCRPANQCSRGENKTAPERTLDVDCGTPVFIDMSRFAVLLLCISSIRTEPTEEYRNMTAAANGRFMYFAFGSNLLKERLQLANPSAIFCSTGRLKNYALNFGLWEKHAQSTWHGGVATIESHPGAEVWGVIWTLSNEHLNSLDNQEGVSRGMYSPLEVSVETDNGPMLCRTYQMNNFHACPPSPQYKQVVCLGAEQNGLPAEYLKRLEAIQTNNYSGPTILDQIKPAMKQ